One genomic segment of Trueperaceae bacterium includes these proteins:
- a CDS encoding MFS transporter codes for MLRPFHYGPFLRYFLSQSISSVGNRVYALALPFLIFELGGDAGDLGTAFTAFSVPQLLFLLVGGLAVDRLPRRQLMILADLLRLAVLAVVVVRLATGTPTLLEVHLMAGLFGFASAFFQPASFSIVPELLPKEELASGNSLRAFSQEMAGVLGPPIGGVLVASGGVAFALGFDLLTFVVGVALLFTLPGAPPTDPDVHEPFAFRQEFLAGFDYVLGSTWLWLTILIFASVNVFMAGSIAVVLPVVAESSLGGAAALGWLLAAMAGGALGGSLLLGQLGLRRRRGLTAYLGVAVSGFCLLSFALVPTMTVGLTSMFLLGASLILFGVIWESTVQELVPAQMLGRVISIDMLGSFALLPLGYLLLGRAVQAYGPAVVLFTCGTLTVALVLVGLAVPAIRRLD; via the coding sequence GTGCTTCGCCCGTTTCATTACGGACCCTTCCTCCGCTACTTCCTTAGCCAATCCATTTCCAGCGTCGGCAATCGCGTTTATGCACTGGCTCTCCCGTTCCTGATATTCGAGCTAGGGGGCGACGCGGGTGATCTCGGTACCGCTTTCACCGCCTTCTCGGTCCCGCAGCTCCTGTTCCTCCTGGTAGGCGGCTTGGCGGTGGATCGGCTACCGCGCCGGCAGCTCATGATCCTCGCTGACCTTCTACGCCTGGCTGTCCTAGCGGTCGTCGTCGTCCGGCTGGCGACAGGAACACCGACCCTCCTCGAAGTGCATCTGATGGCAGGGCTCTTCGGCTTCGCCAGCGCCTTCTTCCAACCCGCGTCGTTCTCCATCGTGCCGGAACTCCTACCGAAGGAGGAGTTGGCCTCGGGGAACAGCCTGAGGGCGTTCTCGCAGGAGATGGCCGGGGTGCTCGGTCCCCCGATAGGTGGGGTTCTCGTGGCCTCGGGCGGCGTCGCTTTCGCACTCGGCTTCGACCTTCTCACTTTCGTGGTCGGGGTGGCACTGCTCTTCACACTACCGGGCGCTCCTCCGACTGATCCCGACGTCCATGAACCGTTCGCCTTCCGGCAAGAGTTCCTGGCTGGTTTCGACTACGTTCTGGGAAGCACCTGGCTCTGGCTGACCATCCTCATCTTCGCCTCCGTCAACGTGTTCATGGCCGGCTCGATAGCCGTGGTCCTACCGGTAGTCGCCGAGTCGTCGCTCGGCGGTGCAGCCGCTTTGGGTTGGCTGCTCGCTGCGATGGCCGGCGGCGCTCTCGGTGGATCGCTGCTCCTGGGCCAGCTGGGACTACGCCGGCGGCGGGGCCTCACGGCCTACCTGGGCGTTGCTGTCTCCGGGTTCTGCCTGCTGTCGTTCGCCCTGGTTCCTACTATGACCGTGGGGCTTACCTCGATGTTCCTGCTGGGGGCGAGCCTGATCCTCTTCGGTGTGATCTGGGAGTCTACCGTTCAGGAGCTGGTGCCGGCCCAAATGCTGGGCCGGGTGATAAGTATCGACATGCTCGGGTCGTTCGCGCTCCTGCCTCTCGGATACCTGCTCCTCGGTCGAGCTGTGCAGGCGTACGGCCCGGCCGTCGTGCTGTTCACATGCGGTACGCTCACCGTCGCGCTCGTGCTCGTCGGCCTGGCGGTTCCCGCCATCAGGCGTCTCGATTAA
- a CDS encoding PH domain-containing protein, which yields MTVGILSGLLGHASEVDVERLEQEFSTLLVEGEAIEHAYRVLRDLIVFTNLRLVLVDKQGLTGKKREYVSVPYGSITRFSKETAGRFDMDAEIRLWLRGEGSPMTFEFRKDRNVHDVYRILSSYVLKG from the coding sequence GTGACCGTGGGAATACTCAGTGGACTACTGGGGCACGCTTCGGAAGTCGACGTCGAGAGGCTGGAGCAGGAGTTCTCGACGCTGCTGGTCGAAGGTGAGGCGATAGAGCATGCCTATCGGGTCCTCCGCGACCTGATCGTGTTCACCAACCTGCGGCTTGTGCTAGTGGACAAGCAGGGTCTCACGGGGAAGAAACGGGAGTACGTCTCGGTCCCGTACGGCAGCATCACCCGCTTCTCCAAGGAGACGGCCGGCCGTTTCGACATGGACGCCGAGATCAGGCTCTGGCTGCGCGGCGAGGGCTCCCCGATGACTTTCGAGTTCCGGAAGGACAGGAACGTTCACGACGTCTACCGGATACTGAGCAGTTACGTGCTGAAGGGGTAG
- the gluQRS gene encoding tRNA glutamyl-Q(34) synthetase GluQRS — translation MSRGRYAPSPTGDLHLGNARTALVAWWRSRGAGSSFVMRVEDLDEPRTVPAAVPGNLDELRWLGIDWDEGPDVGGAHAPYRQSQRHALYERALAELADREAVFECYLSRRELRELSSAPHGATPVYGEQERRRNRLVRERKRAQGKRPALRLQAEETELRFHDALHGEVVFEAASEVGDVVLRRADGAWAYQFAVVVDDLEMGIEEVVRGDDLLHSTAAQLLVYRALRREPPAFMHVPLLLDESGERLAKRRGSLTLSALRSSGVTAAKVVGLLAATLGFLERPEPLEAAEFLSIASLDQLRREPHALTPEELRWLGL, via the coding sequence ATGAGTCGCGGACGCTACGCGCCCAGCCCCACCGGCGACCTCCATCTGGGCAACGCGCGCACCGCGCTCGTCGCCTGGTGGCGCTCCCGTGGCGCCGGTTCCTCTTTCGTGATGAGGGTCGAAGACCTCGACGAACCGCGCACCGTGCCGGCGGCGGTGCCAGGGAACCTCGACGAGCTCCGCTGGCTGGGGATCGACTGGGACGAGGGTCCGGACGTGGGGGGCGCCCACGCACCGTACCGCCAGTCGCAGCGCCACGCCCTGTACGAGCGGGCGCTGGCCGAACTGGCCGACCGCGAAGCGGTGTTCGAGTGCTACCTCTCGAGGCGGGAACTACGCGAGCTCTCCTCTGCCCCGCATGGTGCAACACCCGTGTACGGGGAGCAGGAGCGGCGGCGGAACCGGCTCGTCAGGGAGCGCAAGAGGGCCCAAGGGAAGCGACCCGCGTTGAGGCTGCAGGCCGAGGAGACCGAGTTGCGTTTCCACGACGCCCTCCACGGCGAGGTTGTGTTCGAGGCCGCCAGCGAGGTGGGCGACGTCGTGCTGCGGCGAGCGGACGGCGCCTGGGCCTACCAGTTCGCGGTGGTGGTGGACGACCTGGAGATGGGTATCGAAGAGGTGGTGAGGGGGGACGACCTGCTGCATTCGACCGCCGCCCAACTCCTCGTCTACAGGGCGCTGCGCAGGGAGCCTCCGGCGTTCATGCACGTTCCGCTGCTGCTCGACGAAAGTGGCGAGCGCCTCGCCAAACGACGCGGTTCCCTCACCCTCTCGGCGTTGAGGAGCAGCGGTGTAACGGCCGCGAAGGTGGTAGGCCTGCTGGCCGCGACCCTCGGCTTCCTCGAACGGCCCGAGCCGCTGGAAGCGGCCGAGTTCCTGTCGATCGCCTCGCTCGATCAACTGCGCCGGGAGCCACACGCCCTCACGCCCGAGGAGCTGCGGTGGCTCGGTCTGTAG
- the xpt gene encoding xanthine phosphoribosyltransferase: MKELRERILAEGRVLPGNILKVDGFLNHQLDPRLTLEMGREFRRRFEAAGVTGVSRVVTAEVSGIGPGLATAIAFDVPLVYARKKRPVTMSDRALEARAPSHTKGGITSLLVSPEYLRPGDRTLLIDDFLASGRTVVALAQLIEGAGAKLVGAGFVIEKSFAGGRSLLGPLGVPLVSLAVVSSLGVDGIVLADEAQR, translated from the coding sequence GTGAAGGAGCTTCGCGAGCGTATCCTGGCGGAGGGAAGGGTCCTCCCGGGCAACATCCTCAAGGTGGACGGCTTCCTCAACCACCAGCTCGACCCGCGCCTCACGCTCGAGATGGGGCGCGAGTTCCGACGGCGCTTCGAAGCGGCGGGCGTGACGGGAGTCAGCCGCGTGGTGACGGCAGAGGTTTCCGGCATAGGGCCGGGGCTCGCCACGGCGATAGCCTTCGATGTGCCCCTCGTATACGCCAGGAAGAAGCGCCCGGTGACGATGAGTGATCGTGCGCTCGAGGCCCGGGCGCCCTCGCATACGAAGGGGGGCATCACTTCACTGCTGGTCTCTCCCGAGTACCTGAGGCCCGGCGACAGGACCCTGCTCATCGACGACTTCCTCGCCAGCGGTCGAACGGTCGTGGCGCTCGCACAGCTGATCGAAGGAGCCGGGGCGAAGCTCGTCGGCGCCGGCTTCGTGATAGAGAAGTCGTTCGCCGGGGGGAGGTCGCTGCTGGGTCCCCTCGGCGTGCCACTGGTGTCCCTGGCCGTCGTCTCGTCGCTGGGCGTCGACGGTATCGTCCTCGCCGACGAGGCGCAACGGTGA
- a CDS encoding prolyl oligopeptidase family serine peptidase yields the protein MHDSYPESKRDAQIDDFHGTVVADPYRWLEQSAETPEVRDWIARQNEVTRCYFEGDPLAAQIRRRLAELWNHPRESAPVRKGKRYFQLRNSGLQKQDVLFVMPEAGAAGRILLDPNTLSRDGRVALTGTSASPDGELLAYGLSEAGSDWTTWHVRNVATGEDLADRLEWVKFTSLAWLRDGSGFYYQRFEEPQGDRYLERNEAPKLCLHRIGTEQSEDVVVFERQDEPSWMFFAATSDDDRYLVLHISRSTEPRNLLYYRPLEGGEFQPLVDEFEDQVLFIGNDGDTFYLRTDRGNGMGKVVAVDLASPTVWRDLVPEGDYLLEGAGLVANEFVLTYQEHGSHRLRRCSTGGEPQGEIELPGLGSVAALTGERDHDEGFILFTSFLEPPTAYRLSYPSGKMERLSDPDLPFDASRYLVRQEFAESPDGTRVPLFLVHHRDLERNGDNPALLYGYGGFNVSLTPAFSVNRLAWLERGGVLAIANLRGGGEYGREWHEAGTLERKQNVFDDFIACAEHLIWSGITSTKRLAIQGGSNGGLLVGACITQRPELFGAAHAAVGVFDMLRYHLFTVGSRWASDFGRADDPEQFPFLHAYSPLHNVQPGTCYPATLLTTGDHDDRVVPAHTFKFAATLQAAQGCDHPILVRIETRAGHGMGKPTDAIIDEYAEVWAFLLKELGEGAESTATHPREAAG from the coding sequence ATGCACGACAGCTATCCCGAGAGCAAGCGAGACGCTCAGATCGACGACTTCCACGGGACCGTAGTCGCCGACCCCTACCGCTGGCTCGAGCAGTCCGCCGAAACCCCGGAGGTTCGGGACTGGATCGCCCGCCAGAACGAAGTGACGCGATGCTACTTCGAAGGGGATCCGCTGGCGGCTCAGATCAGGCGTCGCCTGGCTGAACTCTGGAACCATCCCCGCGAATCCGCTCCGGTCCGCAAGGGGAAGCGCTATTTCCAGCTGCGCAATAGCGGCCTGCAGAAGCAGGACGTCCTCTTCGTCATGCCGGAAGCGGGCGCGGCAGGACGAATCCTCCTCGATCCCAACACCCTCTCACGCGACGGTCGGGTGGCGCTTACCGGTACCTCGGCGAGTCCGGATGGAGAACTGCTCGCCTACGGACTGAGTGAGGCCGGTTCCGACTGGACCACCTGGCACGTGCGCAACGTAGCTACCGGCGAGGATCTCGCCGACCGGCTCGAGTGGGTGAAGTTCACCAGCCTGGCCTGGCTGCGCGACGGTTCCGGTTTCTACTATCAACGATTCGAGGAGCCGCAGGGTGACCGTTATCTGGAGCGGAACGAGGCACCCAAGCTCTGTCTCCACCGCATCGGCACCGAGCAGTCTGAGGATGTGGTCGTCTTCGAGCGTCAGGACGAGCCTTCCTGGATGTTCTTCGCTGCGACCTCCGATGACGACCGCTACCTGGTGCTGCATATCTCCCGCAGTACCGAGCCCAGGAACCTGCTCTACTATCGCCCACTCGAGGGGGGAGAGTTCCAGCCGTTGGTCGACGAGTTCGAGGATCAGGTCTTGTTCATAGGCAACGACGGCGACACCTTCTACCTGCGGACCGACCGCGGCAACGGCATGGGCAAAGTGGTTGCGGTCGACCTGGCCTCACCTACGGTGTGGCGCGACCTCGTGCCCGAGGGGGACTATCTGCTGGAGGGGGCCGGCCTGGTCGCCAACGAGTTCGTGCTGACATACCAGGAGCATGGCAGCCACCGGCTCAGGCGCTGCAGCACGGGAGGAGAGCCGCAGGGTGAGATCGAACTGCCCGGCCTGGGTAGCGTCGCCGCCCTCACCGGAGAGCGGGACCACGACGAAGGATTCATCCTCTTCACCTCCTTCCTCGAACCACCGACCGCCTACAGACTCAGCTACCCCTCCGGCAAGATGGAGCGACTCAGCGACCCCGATCTACCTTTCGACGCCTCTCGTTACCTGGTGCGGCAGGAGTTCGCGGAATCGCCCGATGGCACCAGGGTGCCGCTCTTCCTCGTCCACCATCGCGACCTGGAACGCAACGGCGACAACCCTGCGCTCCTCTACGGCTACGGCGGCTTCAACGTCTCGCTCACCCCAGCGTTCTCGGTCAACAGACTCGCCTGGCTCGAGCGGGGCGGCGTCCTCGCCATCGCCAACCTCCGTGGCGGGGGCGAGTACGGCCGGGAGTGGCACGAGGCCGGCACCCTCGAGAGGAAGCAGAACGTCTTCGACGACTTCATAGCTTGTGCCGAGCACCTGATCTGGAGCGGGATCACCTCGACTAAGAGGCTTGCGATCCAGGGAGGTTCGAACGGCGGCCTGCTGGTTGGGGCGTGTATCACGCAGAGGCCGGAACTGTTCGGGGCGGCTCACGCCGCCGTAGGCGTCTTCGACATGCTTCGCTACCACCTGTTCACCGTCGGTTCTCGCTGGGCATCCGACTTCGGTCGAGCCGACGACCCCGAGCAGTTCCCCTTCCTCCACGCCTACTCGCCGCTTCACAACGTGCAGCCGGGTACCTGCTACCCGGCCACTCTGCTCACGACCGGAGATCACGACGATCGCGTCGTTCCCGCTCACACCTTCAAGTTCGCTGCGACGCTGCAGGCGGCTCAAGGGTGTGATCATCCGATTCTCGTGAGGATAGAAACGCGGGCAGGCCATGGCATGGGCAAGCCTACGGACGCGATCATCGATGAGTACGCCGAGGTCTGGGCATTCCTCCTCAAGGAGCTGGGTGAAGGAGCGGAGTCGACGGCAACGCATCCGCGTGAGGCGGCCGGGTGA
- the sucD gene encoding succinate--CoA ligase subunit alpha, protein MSILVGKDTRLLIQGLGGAGRFHADRSIAYGTEVVAAVHPTRAGEVELFEGETDHSGVTGRPDTYRVEVPIHPSVRDAVKETGANTSVIFVPAPFAADAIMEGVDAGLELVICITEGIPVDDMVRVKRYLQGRNTRLVGPNCPGVITPGECRIGIMPGYIHKRGRIGVVSRSGTLTYEAVHQLTQNGLGQSTAVGIGGDPVNGTNFVDVLELFADDSETEGVILIGEIGGSAEEQAAEFIAKELGKPAAAFIAGTTAPPGKRMGHAGAIISGGQGTAADKISALREAGVEVAESPSDMGTAMMNAMERAGRA, encoded by the coding sequence ATGAGCATCCTCGTAGGCAAGGACACCAGATTGCTGATACAGGGTCTCGGCGGGGCGGGTCGTTTCCACGCCGACCGCTCGATCGCCTACGGAACAGAAGTGGTTGCCGCCGTTCACCCCACCCGCGCCGGCGAGGTGGAGCTGTTCGAAGGGGAAACCGACCACAGCGGAGTAACCGGCAGACCGGACACCTATCGGGTCGAGGTGCCCATCCACCCGTCGGTCCGTGACGCGGTCAAGGAGACCGGAGCCAACACCTCCGTCATCTTCGTACCCGCTCCGTTCGCCGCCGACGCGATCATGGAGGGGGTCGACGCCGGACTAGAGCTCGTCATCTGCATCACCGAGGGCATCCCGGTCGACGACATGGTCAGGGTCAAGCGTTACCTGCAGGGCCGGAACACACGCCTGGTGGGACCGAACTGTCCCGGCGTGATCACCCCCGGCGAGTGTCGCATCGGCATCATGCCGGGCTATATCCACAAGCGGGGCCGCATCGGCGTGGTGAGCCGCTCGGGAACCCTGACCTACGAGGCTGTGCACCAGCTCACCCAGAACGGGCTGGGGCAGAGCACTGCCGTTGGCATCGGCGGCGACCCGGTCAACGGCACCAACTTCGTGGACGTGCTCGAGCTCTTCGCCGACGACTCGGAAACCGAAGGCGTGATCCTGATCGGCGAGATAGGCGGCAGCGCCGAGGAGCAGGCCGCCGAGTTCATAGCCAAGGAGCTCGGCAAGCCGGCGGCCGCCTTCATCGCCGGCACCACCGCACCTCCGGGCAAGCGGATGGGGCACGCGGGCGCCATCATCTCGGGCGGGCAAGGCACGGCGGCCGACAAGATCAGCGCGTTGCGCGAGGCCGGCGTCGAAGTCGCCGAGAGCCCCTCGGACATGGGCACCGCGATGATGAACGCGATGGAGCGGGCCGGACGAGCCTGA
- the sucC gene encoding ADP-forming succinate--CoA ligase subunit beta, with protein MKIHEYQAKSLMRERGLAVPEGRVARSASEAAAAVRPLVEATGNPVVVVKSQIHAGGRGKGRFEEHPELGGVTVVTDGIEGGVEAAEKRVEELAEKMLGSTLVTVQTGAEGKEVRTLLIEQGIDIDRELYLSVVLDRAQGRNVVMASTEGGMEIEEVAARSPEKILRQTVDPAVGLMPFQAHYLAWHLGLRGQAYKNGKRFISTLGKVASDLDTELLEINPLVVSKSGDVMALDGKMSIDGNALFRHPQIAAMRDESEEDPAEVEAGKYDLAFIKLDGTIGCLVNGAGLAMATMDTIKQVGGEPANFLDVGGSATTENVAAAFGIITRDPNVRGIFVNIFGGIMRCDVIAEGIVGAVKEVGLEVPLVVRLEGTNVDLGKRILDESKLNLVSAASMKEGARKVVELAR; from the coding sequence TTGAAGATCCACGAGTACCAGGCCAAGAGTCTTATGCGAGAACGCGGTCTGGCCGTTCCCGAAGGGCGGGTCGCGCGTTCGGCAAGCGAAGCGGCGGCGGCCGTTCGGCCGCTCGTCGAGGCCACTGGCAACCCCGTAGTGGTGGTGAAGTCGCAGATCCACGCCGGCGGTCGCGGCAAGGGCAGATTCGAGGAGCATCCGGAACTCGGTGGCGTCACCGTGGTCACCGATGGGATCGAAGGTGGCGTCGAAGCCGCGGAGAAGCGGGTCGAGGAGTTGGCCGAGAAGATGCTGGGATCGACCCTCGTCACCGTCCAGACCGGGGCGGAGGGCAAGGAGGTCCGCACCCTCCTCATCGAGCAGGGGATAGACATCGACCGCGAACTCTACCTCTCGGTGGTGCTCGACCGCGCTCAGGGCCGCAACGTGGTGATGGCCTCGACCGAAGGCGGGATGGAGATCGAAGAGGTCGCGGCCCGTTCCCCCGAGAAGATCTTGCGCCAGACCGTCGATCCGGCGGTCGGGCTGATGCCTTTCCAGGCCCACTACCTCGCCTGGCACCTGGGGCTGCGCGGCCAGGCCTACAAGAACGGCAAACGGTTCATCAGCACGCTCGGCAAGGTGGCCAGTGACCTCGACACCGAGCTGCTGGAGATCAACCCTCTGGTCGTCAGCAAGTCGGGCGACGTCATGGCCCTCGACGGCAAGATGAGCATCGACGGGAACGCGCTCTTCCGCCACCCGCAGATCGCCGCGATGCGCGATGAGAGCGAAGAGGATCCAGCCGAGGTCGAGGCCGGGAAGTACGACCTGGCCTTCATCAAGCTCGACGGCACCATCGGCTGCCTGGTCAACGGCGCCGGCCTCGCCATGGCGACGATGGACACCATCAAGCAGGTGGGCGGAGAGCCGGCGAACTTCCTCGATGTGGGCGGCAGCGCCACGACCGAGAACGTCGCGGCGGCATTCGGGATCATCACCCGGGACCCGAACGTCCGCGGCATCTTCGTCAACATCTTCGGCGGCATCATGCGCTGCGACGTCATCGCGGAGGGCATCGTCGGCGCGGTCAAGGAGGTGGGGCTCGAGGTGCCGCTGGTCGTGCGCCTCGAGGGTACGAACGTGGACCTGGGCAAGCGGATACTCGACGAGTCGAAACTCAACCTCGTCTCGGCGGCGAGCATGAAAGAGGGCGCCCGCAAGGTCGTGGAGCTGGCGCGATGA
- a CDS encoding molybdopterin-binding protein yields the protein MIRTAILSVQGSGGSGEGTVAAVREVLGRGPFTEVDYQVVPDEQAMIRAKLRLWADDSSADLVLTLGGIGAQMRHRTPDATLEVIDRQFPGIPEILRAAGSREDRGAGLWRAAAGVRRHTLIVNLPGEARSAGTALAAALHLLSDAARVLADARRLAANLDPEADSNPPGR from the coding sequence ATGATTCGCACCGCCATACTTAGCGTTCAGGGGAGCGGCGGGAGCGGGGAGGGCACGGTCGCAGCCGTCCGCGAGGTGCTCGGACGCGGGCCGTTCACCGAGGTCGACTATCAGGTAGTGCCCGACGAGCAGGCGATGATCAGGGCGAAGCTGAGGCTCTGGGCCGACGACTCCTCGGCCGACCTGGTCCTCACCCTCGGGGGGATAGGGGCCCAGATGCGCCATCGCACGCCAGATGCCACCCTCGAAGTGATCGACAGGCAGTTCCCGGGCATACCCGAGATTCTCCGGGCCGCTGGCTCCCGCGAGGACCGCGGGGCGGGACTATGGCGGGCCGCGGCCGGGGTGCGCCGGCACACGCTGATCGTCAACCTTCCCGGTGAAGCGCGTTCCGCGGGAACTGCCCTCGCCGCCGCCCTTCACCTGCTGTCCGACGCCGCTCGGGTCCTGGCCGACGCTCGCAGGCTGGCGGCCAACCTCGACCCCGAAGCGGATTCGAACCCTCCCGGCCGCTGA
- a CDS encoding DUF456 domain-containing protein — translation MEILAALVFLLLFAVALAGIILPVLPGVPIAALGALLAGWITGFERLSLIPLIIVGALTVLAQLVEIGSSWVGARYYGAGRPGLWGGVIGSLMGLILFPPFGFLVGALVGAVLFELLAGRAFNEAVKAGVGAFVGTLGGAVAKVVILVAIGVVVLPRLWPW, via the coding sequence ATGGAGATCCTGGCGGCCCTCGTCTTCCTGCTCCTCTTCGCCGTCGCCCTGGCAGGTATAATCCTGCCGGTCCTGCCCGGTGTACCGATCGCCGCTCTGGGGGCGCTGCTTGCCGGCTGGATTACCGGGTTCGAGCGCCTCTCGCTCATCCCGCTCATCATCGTTGGCGCTCTGACCGTGCTGGCCCAACTGGTAGAGATAGGTTCTTCCTGGGTCGGGGCGCGCTACTACGGGGCGGGCCGGCCTGGCCTCTGGGGGGGCGTGATCGGTTCGCTCATGGGCCTGATCCTCTTCCCTCCGTTCGGCTTCCTCGTAGGGGCCCTCGTGGGAGCCGTGCTGTTCGAACTGTTGGCGGGACGGGCCTTCAACGAAGCGGTGAAGGCGGGTGTCGGGGCGTTCGTGGGGACGCTCGGGGGAGCCGTAGCGAAAGTCGTGATCCTGGTGGCGATCGGCGTCGTGGTGCTGCCTCGCTTGTGGCCGTGGTGA
- the lgt gene encoding prolipoprotein diacylglyceryl transferase, giving the protein MDPIMLQIGPLAIRWYGFLIAAGVLVGSLWATRLAPSRGVDPEKLLDSAPLLVVAGIIGARLVYVLTSPDAFFGPDGNWVDAFKVWQGGISIHGGILGIVLALWGYARVRKMNMWAALDVMTLVGALGIIGGRIGNFMNGSDTGGRPTDWAIGFDWPPPGTDTLGAFGRTIFGDPLWLYGPPACTNVAVGEPCTVHLTPLYGAIIGVILVFVCLWALGRSKAPGFAFWQFVLWYSVLRSLLEEPFRDNPLVWPVYLNESAGIGFFTLTQLVSIPIILVAIYILLTMDPDAEERRERLAMRARRR; this is encoded by the coding sequence ATGGATCCCATCATGCTGCAGATCGGGCCGCTGGCCATCCGCTGGTACGGCTTCCTTATCGCCGCCGGAGTGCTCGTAGGGTCCCTCTGGGCGACCAGGCTCGCGCCGTCGAGAGGCGTCGATCCCGAGAAGCTCCTCGACTCGGCGCCGCTGCTGGTCGTAGCCGGCATCATCGGCGCCCGCCTGGTGTACGTGCTCACCAGTCCCGATGCCTTCTTCGGGCCCGATGGCAACTGGGTCGATGCTTTCAAGGTGTGGCAGGGGGGCATATCGATCCATGGTGGGATCCTCGGCATAGTCCTTGCGCTCTGGGGCTACGCGCGGGTCCGGAAGATGAACATGTGGGCCGCGCTCGACGTGATGACGCTCGTCGGGGCGCTCGGAATCATCGGCGGACGGATCGGCAACTTCATGAACGGCAGCGACACCGGCGGGCGTCCCACCGACTGGGCGATCGGCTTCGACTGGCCCCCTCCGGGTACCGACACCCTGGGCGCCTTCGGCCGCACCATCTTCGGCGACCCGCTCTGGCTCTACGGGCCGCCCGCCTGCACCAACGTGGCGGTGGGCGAACCGTGCACCGTTCACCTCACTCCGCTCTACGGGGCCATCATCGGCGTGATCCTGGTCTTCGTGTGCCTCTGGGCGCTGGGCCGCAGCAAGGCTCCCGGCTTCGCCTTCTGGCAGTTCGTCCTCTGGTACTCCGTCCTCCGCTCGCTGCTCGAGGAGCCGTTCCGCGACAACCCACTGGTGTGGCCCGTCTACCTCAACGAGAGCGCAGGCATCGGCTTCTTCACCCTCACCCAGCTGGTGAGCATCCCGATCATCCTCGTCGCCATCTACATCCTGCTCACCATGGATCCGGACGCCGAGGAGCGCCGCGAACGACTCGCCATGCGGGCCCGGCGACGCTGA
- a CDS encoding NTP transferase domain-containing protein encodes MSREFSAVILAAGHGTRMKSSLPKMLHAVAGRPLLEHVVRAVLPLQPERTILVVGHGAERVRQHFSDFDVSFALQEEQLGTGHALKTALPALADIPGDIMVLTGDSPLLTSQTLEALRSGHQRSRAGMTMLTYVVQDPTGLGRVVRDDRGRLARIVEEKDASESERRIREISPGLFIFDRHVFDFIGRLSNDNAQGEYYLPDLSRFYLEAGLGVHTVEGEDETGLLVGVNDRSQLACAERILRERIRRHWMAEGVSMVAPEQTFIDDTVELGRDVILEPGVVLRGAVRLGEGVRVGAYSVLEDVTVPPGEAIAPHTVRLRAEAAG; translated from the coding sequence GTGTCCCGCGAGTTCTCGGCGGTCATACTCGCCGCCGGCCACGGCACGAGGATGAAGTCGAGCCTGCCCAAGATGCTCCACGCGGTCGCCGGCAGACCGCTGCTCGAGCACGTCGTCCGGGCGGTGCTGCCGCTGCAACCGGAGCGCACGATACTGGTCGTCGGCCATGGGGCCGAGCGAGTGAGACAGCACTTCTCCGACTTCGACGTCTCCTTCGCCCTGCAGGAGGAACAGCTCGGCACGGGTCACGCTCTGAAGACGGCTCTGCCCGCTCTGGCCGACATCCCCGGGGACATCATGGTCCTGACCGGCGACAGTCCGCTGCTGACGAGCCAGACCCTCGAGGCGCTGCGCTCCGGGCACCAGCGGAGTAGGGCGGGGATGACCATGCTCACCTACGTCGTGCAGGATCCGACCGGCCTGGGCAGGGTGGTCCGTGACGACCGGGGTCGGCTGGCCCGGATCGTCGAGGAGAAGGATGCGAGCGAGTCCGAACGCCGCATCCGCGAGATAAGCCCCGGCCTCTTCATCTTCGACCGGCACGTGTTCGATTTCATCGGAAGGCTGAGCAACGACAACGCGCAAGGGGAGTACTACCTGCCGGATCTGTCGCGGTTCTACCTGGAAGCTGGGCTGGGGGTGCATACCGTCGAGGGTGAAGACGAGACCGGACTCCTGGTCGGCGTGAACGACCGGTCGCAACTGGCGTGCGCCGAGCGGATACTTCGGGAGCGGATCCGCCGCCACTGGATGGCCGAGGGGGTGAGCATGGTCGCCCCGGAGCAGACCTTCATAGACGACACCGTCGAGTTGGGCCGCGACGTCATCCTCGAACCGGGTGTGGTGCTCCGCGGCGCGGTCCGTCTGGGCGAGGGGGTCCGAGTGGGCGCCTACTCGGTCCTCGAGGACGTGACAGTTCCGCCCGGCGAAGCGATAGCACCGCACACCGTTAGGCTCAGGGCAGAAGCGGCCGGCTGA